Proteins found in one Solitalea lacus genomic segment:
- the fusA gene encoding elongation factor G: protein MSRDLKFTRNIGIAAHIDAGKTTTTERILYYAGVSHKIGEVHEGAATMDWMAQEQERGITITSAATTVFWPYRGNKFQVNIIDTPGHVDFTVEVNRSLRVLDGLVFLFSAVDGVEPQSETNWRLANNYNVSRIGFVNKMDRSGADFLKVVKQVKDMLGSNAVPLQLPIGSEDQFKGVVDLINNRGIVWNEHDKGMTFTEVPIPADMIDEVAEWREKLLESVAEYDESLMEKFFENPDSITEREVLDALRQAVLDGAIVPMVCGSSFKNKGVQTMLDLVMELLPSPLDQEAVKGTNPDTGEELVRKPDVKEPFAALAFKIATDPFVGRLCFIRVYSGNLEAGSYVYNARSENKERISRIFQMHANKQNPIPNVGAGDIAAIVGFKDIKTGDTLCDEKNPIVLEAMEFPEPVIGLAIEPKTQADVDKLGMALAKLAEEDPTFRVKTDEDTGQTIISGMGELHLEIIVDRLKREFKVECNQGAPQVSYKEAFTGTVTHREVYKKQSGGRGKFADIQVEISPITEEGKTGLQFVNEIVGGSIPREFIPSIEKGFKSAMANGVLAGYEVTDMKVRLFDGSFHAVDSDALSFEICARSAFREALPKAKPVLMEPIMKVEVLTPEENMGDVMGDLNKRRGQLEGMDTRAGAQVIKAKVPLSEMFGYVTILRTITSGRATSTMEFSHYAEAPKNIAEEVIAKVKGKKANA, encoded by the coding sequence ATGTCAAGAGATTTAAAATTCACAAGAAATATTGGTATTGCTGCTCACATTGATGCGGGTAAGACCACTACCACCGAGCGTATTCTTTATTATGCAGGTGTGAGCCATAAAATTGGTGAGGTACACGAAGGTGCCGCAACAATGGACTGGATGGCACAAGAGCAAGAACGTGGTATCACCATTACTTCGGCTGCTACTACTGTTTTCTGGCCATACAGAGGCAATAAATTCCAAGTGAACATCATCGATACCCCTGGTCACGTTGACTTTACCGTAGAGGTAAACCGTTCATTACGTGTATTAGATGGTTTGGTGTTCTTGTTCTCAGCGGTTGATGGTGTTGAGCCTCAATCAGAAACTAACTGGCGCTTAGCTAACAATTATAACGTATCTCGTATCGGTTTCGTTAACAAAATGGACCGTTCAGGTGCTGACTTCTTAAAAGTTGTTAAGCAGGTTAAAGACATGTTAGGTTCTAATGCAGTTCCTTTGCAATTACCTATCGGTTCTGAAGATCAGTTTAAAGGTGTAGTTGACTTGATCAACAATCGTGGTATCGTTTGGAATGAGCACGATAAAGGTATGACCTTTACCGAAGTTCCAATTCCTGCTGATATGATTGATGAAGTTGCAGAGTGGAGAGAGAAATTGCTAGAATCAGTAGCTGAATACGATGAGTCTTTGATGGAGAAATTCTTCGAAAACCCTGATTCAATTACTGAGCGTGAGGTATTAGACGCATTACGTCAAGCCGTGTTAGATGGAGCTATTGTTCCTATGGTTTGTGGTTCATCTTTCAAAAACAAAGGTGTACAAACTATGCTTGACCTTGTAATGGAGTTATTACCTTCTCCATTAGATCAGGAAGCTGTTAAAGGTACTAACCCTGATACTGGCGAAGAACTTGTTCGTAAACCAGATGTGAAAGAGCCATTTGCTGCTTTAGCATTTAAAATTGCTACTGACCCATTTGTTGGCCGTTTATGCTTTATCCGTGTTTACTCGGGTAACTTAGAAGCGGGTTCATATGTATATAATGCTCGTTCAGAAAATAAAGAGCGTATCTCTCGTATCTTCCAAATGCACGCTAACAAGCAAAACCCAATCCCTAACGTAGGTGCTGGTGATATTGCTGCGATCGTAGGATTTAAAGATATCAAAACCGGAGATACCCTTTGTGATGAGAAGAACCCTATCGTTCTTGAAGCGATGGAATTCCCTGAACCAGTTATCGGTTTGGCTATTGAGCCTAAAACTCAGGCAGACGTTGATAAATTAGGTATGGCTTTAGCTAAATTGGCTGAAGAAGATCCAACGTTCCGCGTTAAAACTGACGAAGATACCGGCCAAACAATTATCTCAGGTATGGGTGAGCTTCACTTAGAGATCATCGTTGACCGTTTGAAACGTGAGTTTAAAGTAGAGTGTAACCAAGGAGCTCCTCAAGTATCATACAAAGAGGCATTCACTGGTACAGTTACTCACCGCGAGGTTTACAAAAAACAATCAGGTGGTCGTGGTAAATTCGCTGATATTCAGGTTGAAATTTCTCCAATTACTGAAGAAGGTAAAACCGGTTTACAATTCGTTAACGAAATTGTGGGTGGTTCAATTCCTCGTGAGTTTATCCCTTCAATTGAGAAAGGTTTCAAATCAGCGATGGCAAACGGTGTATTAGCTGGTTACGAAGTTACCGACATGAAAGTTCGCTTGTTCGACGGTTCATTCCACGCAGTTGACTCGGATGCACTTTCATTCGAAATCTGTGCTCGTTCTGCCTTCCGTGAAGCGTTACCTAAAGCTAAACCAGTGTTAATGGAGCCTATCATGAAGGTAGAAGTTCTTACTCCAGAGGAGAACATGGGTGATGTTATGGGTGACTTGAACAAACGTCGTGGTCAACTTGAAGGTATGGATACTCGTGCCGGTGCACAAGTAATCAAAGCTAAAGTTCCATTGAGCGAAATGTTCGGTTACGTAACTATCTTACGTACTATCACTTCTGGTCGTGCTACTTCAACAATGGAGTTCTCTCACTATGCTGAAGCTCCTAAAAACATTGCTGAAGAAGTAATTGCTAAAGTAAAAGGCAAAAAAGCCAACGCATAA
- the rpsG gene encoding 30S ribosomal protein S7, giving the protein MRKATPKKRIILPDPKFNDVMVTRFVNHMMWDGKKSIAYDIFYKAVELVEKKTSENGLDAWKKALANIMPAVEVKSRRVGGANFQVPTEVRPDRKLALGMKWMILYARRRGEKTMNERLAGEIIAAAKGEGAAVKKKEDTHKMAEANKAFSHFRF; this is encoded by the coding sequence ATGAGAAAGGCAACCCCTAAGAAGCGCATCATTTTGCCAGATCCTAAATTTAACGATGTAATGGTAACTCGTTTCGTTAATCACATGATGTGGGATGGTAAAAAAAGTATTGCGTACGATATTTTCTACAAAGCAGTAGAATTAGTTGAGAAAAAAACCAGTGAAAATGGTTTAGACGCTTGGAAAAAAGCATTGGCTAACATTATGCCAGCTGTTGAAGTAAAGAGCCGCCGTGTAGGTGGTGCTAACTTCCAGGTTCCTACTGAAGTTCGTCCTGACCGTAAATTAGCGTTAGGTATGAAATGGATGATCCTTTACGCTCGTCGTCGTGGTGAAAAAACTATGAATGAGCGTTTAGCAGGTGAGATCATCGCAGCAGCTAAAGGTGAAGGTGCGGCAGTTAAGAAAAAAGAGGATACTCACAAAATGGCTGAGGCTAACAAAGCATTCTCACACTTCCGTTTCTAA
- the rpsL gene encoding 30S ribosomal protein S12, with product MPTIQQLVRKGRVALVEKSKSPALDSCPQRRGVCTRVYTTTPKKPNSAMRKVARVRLTNGKEVNAYIPGEGHNLQEHSIVLIRGGRVKDLPGVRYHIVRGALDTSGVDGRNQRRSKYGTKRPKPGQAPAAAKGKGGKKK from the coding sequence ATGCCTACTATTCAACAATTAGTAAGAAAAGGTAGAGTAGCTCTGGTGGAAAAGAGTAAGTCACCAGCGTTGGATTCATGTCCACAGCGAAGAGGCGTGTGTACCCGTGTATACACTACTACCCCTAAAAAACCTAACTCTGCAATGCGTAAAGTTGCCCGTGTGCGTTTAACCAACGGTAAAGAGGTGAACGCGTACATCCCAGGAGAGGGTCACAACTTACAAGAGCACTCGATCGTATTGATTCGTGGTGGTCGTGTGAAAGACTTACCAGGTGTACGTTACCACATCGTTCGTGGCGCATTGGATACTTCAGGTGTTGATGGCCGTAACCAGCGTCGTTCTAAGTATGGTACTAAACGTCCTAAACCAGGTCAAGCACCAGCTGCTGCCAAAGGAAAAGGTGGCAAGAAGAAGTAA
- a CDS encoding outer membrane beta-barrel family protein — MKKILLFFCLLALCQQLFAQNNSKLEVTGTLIDSLTGKPVSFANVTLQFSKSSKQVAAIQTDDMGLFKFANLKADEFKLIISSVEYETKIINPLKVDSAKSVIDLGKILLKSSARQLNEVTVVSQKDLIKRDLDKISYDVERDPDSKTNNTLEMLRKVPMVTVDGEDNIKVKGSGSFKIHINGKPSTLFANNPKEALKSLPATTVKKIELITNPSAKYDAEGLGGIINIITTKNLNGYNGSVYIGYDTRGNLYGGPSATIKLGKLGFSGGVGFSGYNNPASLSNSFRKNFSNQSQLMQNGSSEYDGKSHHGMGELSYDIDKYNLITGSFWLNGSNGESGLEQTASNYNAEQQMIEKYIRRNVDRYGWSGGDVGIDYQKTFKDSSDHILTISYKLSNQGNESNSSFGNESILNSINNAQRTSNNADNNEHTFQLDYVHPLKNKHSIEGGLKSILRRNGSDYSSFIMEDDSYVPDLTNSNSFQYNQNVYSVYTTYAYKFKKVGIKLGGRIEKTVTDASFSRTKENMDIGNNYLNFIPSLTINWQLGEMQSLGLSYTKRIERPGIWYLNPFINNSDKTSISKGNPNVEPALSHSFELSSNNFIKGSSINTTVYYRFSNNEIESYSTLMENGVLLNTFGNIGKRKYLGLSLNASAQAGKNLNFNFDASFEYTNATSTGNAIKLHNEGFNFNIWSYGSYKITKTLRFNMNLGYSAPQVTLQGKNGGWMHSSFGFSQQLLKDKMSINLSVSQPWQQKRRFFSEMHTDSFYQSSENYNVMRSVRLGVSYRFGKTNINITRKKRGISNDDVKGGGGGNSGGGQ; from the coding sequence ATGAAAAAAATCCTTCTATTCTTTTGCTTGCTAGCATTATGCCAGCAGCTTTTTGCACAGAATAATTCTAAACTGGAAGTTACCGGTACGTTGATTGATTCATTAACTGGTAAGCCAGTTTCGTTTGCCAATGTTACCTTGCAGTTTTCCAAGAGTTCAAAGCAGGTAGCTGCTATCCAAACTGATGACATGGGATTGTTTAAGTTCGCTAACCTAAAAGCTGATGAGTTTAAATTGATTATTTCCTCAGTAGAATATGAAACAAAAATTATCAATCCTCTTAAAGTTGATTCAGCTAAGTCTGTAATTGATTTAGGAAAAATTTTGCTTAAATCTTCAGCGCGGCAATTGAATGAGGTTACCGTAGTGAGCCAAAAAGATTTGATAAAGCGGGATTTAGATAAAATAAGCTATGATGTGGAGCGGGATCCCGATAGTAAAACGAATAACACCCTTGAAATGCTGCGTAAAGTGCCTATGGTTACTGTTGATGGGGAAGATAATATTAAAGTTAAAGGTTCTGGCAGTTTCAAAATTCACATTAATGGCAAGCCATCAACGTTATTTGCCAATAACCCTAAAGAAGCATTAAAAAGTTTACCTGCAACTACAGTAAAAAAAATTGAACTGATAACAAATCCATCTGCTAAATATGATGCCGAGGGATTGGGAGGAATTATCAATATTATTACCACAAAGAATCTGAATGGTTATAATGGATCCGTATATATCGGTTATGATACGCGTGGTAATTTATACGGAGGGCCATCTGCTACTATAAAACTTGGGAAATTAGGTTTTAGTGGTGGGGTCGGTTTCAGTGGTTATAATAATCCCGCGAGTTTAAGTAATTCCTTTCGTAAAAACTTTAGCAATCAATCTCAGTTAATGCAAAATGGCTCATCGGAATACGATGGTAAATCCCATCATGGTATGGGCGAGTTGAGCTATGATATTGATAAATACAATTTAATTACCGGTTCCTTTTGGTTAAATGGAAGTAATGGAGAGTCGGGTTTAGAGCAAACTGCAAGTAATTATAATGCAGAACAGCAAATGATTGAAAAGTATATCCGAAGAAATGTTGATAGATATGGTTGGAGTGGAGGGGACGTGGGTATTGATTATCAGAAAACTTTTAAAGACAGTAGTGATCATATACTCACTATTTCCTATAAACTGAGCAATCAAGGAAATGAAAGCAACTCAAGTTTTGGAAATGAAAGCATTCTAAATTCAATAAACAATGCTCAACGTACAAGTAATAATGCCGATAATAATGAGCATACCTTTCAGTTGGATTATGTTCATCCGTTAAAGAATAAACATAGTATTGAAGGAGGCTTAAAATCAATACTTCGTCGTAATGGGAGTGACTACTCAAGTTTCATAATGGAGGATGATAGTTATGTTCCTGATTTGACTAATTCAAACAGTTTCCAGTACAATCAGAATGTTTATTCGGTTTATACCACTTATGCCTATAAATTTAAAAAGGTAGGAATTAAATTGGGTGGTCGGATTGAAAAGACGGTTACCGATGCAAGTTTCTCTCGTACCAAAGAGAATATGGATATTGGTAATAATTATTTGAATTTTATACCATCTTTAACTATTAATTGGCAATTAGGTGAAATGCAATCCCTGGGCTTATCCTACACTAAACGGATAGAGCGTCCGGGAATTTGGTATCTTAATCCATTTATTAATAATAGTGATAAAACGAGTATCTCAAAAGGAAATCCTAACGTTGAACCGGCATTAAGTCATTCGTTTGAATTAAGCAGTAATAATTTTATAAAAGGTTCCTCAATCAATACTACTGTTTACTATCGTTTTTCAAACAATGAAATAGAATCGTATTCAACGTTAATGGAAAACGGTGTGTTATTGAATACTTTTGGTAACATTGGTAAACGTAAATATTTAGGTCTCTCCTTAAATGCTTCAGCTCAAGCAGGTAAGAATTTAAATTTCAATTTTGATGCCTCATTTGAGTACACAAATGCCACTTCAACAGGCAATGCAATTAAACTCCATAATGAGGGTTTCAATTTTAATATTTGGTCGTACGGTAGTTATAAAATTACGAAGACCCTACGCTTTAATATGAATTTAGGCTACTCAGCTCCTCAGGTAACTTTACAGGGTAAAAATGGAGGATGGATGCATTCTAGTTTTGGTTTTAGCCAACAGTTGTTGAAGGATAAAATGTCGATTAATCTATCTGTGTCTCAACCATGGCAGCAAAAACGAAGATTCTTCTCAGAGATGCACACTGACAGTTTTTATCAATCAAGTGAAAATTATAATGTAATGCGTTCTGTTCGTTTAGGGGTGAGTTATCGTTTTGGAAAAACCAACATAAATATAACTCGCAAGAAGCGCGGCATTAGTAATGATGATGTAAAAGGAGGTGGTGGTGGAAACTCAGGCGGGGGGCAATAA
- a CDS encoding alpha/beta hydrolase codes for MKRTLTFIGILLASLFIIYIAGPTPEKPIYNTKLPFVPSDTKGLEQYVRSIDAPHKIKPENESKIIWADSTKEKTEYAILYLHGFSASHEEGNPVHINFAKRYGCNLYLTRLAEHGIDTSDAMANLTAEKYWRSAVQAYAVAKKLGRKVIILSTSTGGTLALKLAAEFPEIFALINLSPNIAINDPAAFITNNHWGLQLTKWVTGGNYRITKIDTAEGPKYWYYKYRVEAIPALEELIETSMNKETFEKVKCPVLTVCYFKDEHNQDPVVKVSAMRTMMQELGTPANLKEFIPLTTPENHVLGNPLKSKDVKSVENTCFNFAEKVLKLTPLRNI; via the coding sequence ATGAAAAGAACTTTAACATTTATCGGAATCTTATTAGCATCATTATTTATAATTTATATAGCCGGTCCTACACCAGAAAAACCAATTTACAACACCAAGCTCCCATTTGTTCCTTCAGATACTAAAGGCTTAGAGCAATATGTTAGAAGCATTGATGCCCCCCATAAGATAAAACCTGAAAATGAGTCCAAAATCATATGGGCTGATTCAACTAAAGAAAAAACTGAATATGCGATTCTTTACTTACATGGTTTTTCTGCCAGCCATGAAGAAGGCAATCCGGTACACATTAATTTTGCCAAACGATACGGTTGCAATTTATATTTAACCCGCTTAGCAGAACATGGCATTGATACAAGCGATGCTATGGCTAATCTTACTGCTGAAAAATATTGGCGCAGCGCTGTTCAGGCTTATGCAGTTGCTAAAAAACTGGGCCGAAAGGTGATTATTTTAAGCACATCAACAGGGGGAACACTTGCATTAAAACTTGCTGCTGAATTTCCGGAGATCTTCGCACTTATTAACCTTTCACCAAATATCGCTATTAATGATCCGGCTGCTTTCATAACTAATAATCATTGGGGTTTACAACTTACTAAATGGGTAACAGGTGGTAATTATAGAATAACTAAAATTGACACTGCTGAAGGGCCTAAATATTGGTATTATAAATATAGAGTTGAGGCAATTCCAGCACTGGAAGAGTTAATTGAAACTTCTATGAATAAGGAAACCTTTGAAAAAGTTAAATGCCCGGTTTTAACCGTTTGTTATTTTAAAGATGAACACAATCAAGATCCTGTTGTAAAAGTCTCTGCAATGCGCACCATGATGCAAGAGCTTGGCACTCCTGCAAATCTTAAAGAATTCATTCCTTTAACCACTCCAGAGAATCATGTTTTAGGCAATCCTTTAAAAAGCAAGGATGTGAAAAGTGTAGAAAACACCTGCTTCAATTTTGCAGAAAAGGTTTTAAAACTAACACCCTTACGAAATATTTAA
- the pgi gene encoding glucose-6-phosphate isomerase, with the protein MQTTDLLKMALKSINPTTTNAWKKLEQHYNEISNAHLRDFFANDSNRFQTHHIRFNDILVDYSKNRINNITMQLLLELANECGLKDAIEKQFTGAIINETENRAVLHTALRNRKNTPVLVDGKDVMPDVNAVLAQMKTFSAKVISGEWKGFSGKQITDVVNIGIGGSDLGPYMVCEALKHYKTRLNMHFVSNVDGAHLAETLKNLNAETTLFIIASKTFTTQETMTNALSARDWFLKTANDDKEVAKHFVALSTNKTKVTEFGIDEANMFGFWDWVGGRYSLWSAIGLSICLGVGYDKFEELLEGAHAMDEHFRYEDFNKNIPVILALLGIWYNNFFGAESHVLLPYDQYLHRFAAYFQQGDMESNGKYIDRSGEVVNYQTGPIIWGEPGTNGQHAFYQLIHQGTKLIPADFLAAAQPLNNMGDHHEKLLSNFFAQTEALAFGKTQEDVKEEFLGSGKSKEEIDFITPYKVFEGNRPTNSIIYKRLTPFNLGNLIAMYEQKIYVQGIIWNIFSFDQWGVELGKQLANVILPELKSSDKITSHDSSTNGLINVWKEMR; encoded by the coding sequence ATGCAAACCACAGACTTATTAAAAATGGCACTCAAAAGCATAAACCCAACTACAACCAACGCTTGGAAAAAGCTAGAACAACATTATAATGAGATTAGCAATGCGCATTTACGCGATTTTTTCGCAAATGACTCCAACCGTTTTCAAACTCACCATATAAGGTTCAATGATATTTTAGTTGATTATTCAAAAAACAGGATCAACAATATCACGATGCAATTGCTTTTAGAATTGGCAAATGAATGCGGTTTGAAAGATGCCATTGAAAAGCAGTTTACCGGTGCTATAATTAACGAAACTGAAAATCGTGCCGTATTGCATACTGCATTACGCAATAGAAAAAACACTCCTGTTTTAGTTGATGGCAAAGATGTAATGCCTGATGTGAATGCCGTACTTGCTCAAATGAAAACATTTTCGGCCAAAGTAATTTCGGGCGAGTGGAAAGGTTTTTCAGGCAAACAAATTACCGATGTGGTGAATATTGGCATCGGCGGTTCAGATTTAGGGCCGTACATGGTTTGTGAAGCGTTAAAGCATTACAAAACGCGATTGAACATGCACTTTGTTTCAAATGTTGACGGTGCCCACCTGGCAGAAACCTTAAAAAACCTGAATGCTGAAACCACCCTATTCATCATTGCTTCAAAAACATTTACTACTCAGGAAACCATGACCAATGCACTATCAGCACGTGACTGGTTTTTGAAAACGGCAAATGATGACAAAGAGGTAGCAAAACATTTTGTGGCCCTTTCAACCAATAAAACCAAAGTAACTGAGTTTGGTATTGATGAAGCAAACATGTTTGGTTTTTGGGATTGGGTTGGAGGCCGTTACTCACTTTGGAGTGCAATCGGTCTTTCCATTTGTTTAGGTGTTGGTTACGATAAGTTTGAAGAATTGCTGGAGGGCGCTCATGCTATGGATGAGCATTTCCGCTATGAAGACTTTAACAAAAACATTCCGGTAATACTGGCATTACTGGGTATTTGGTATAACAACTTCTTCGGTGCTGAAAGCCATGTCTTATTACCGTACGATCAATATTTGCACCGTTTTGCCGCTTATTTCCAACAAGGTGATATGGAAAGCAATGGTAAATACATTGATCGCTCAGGCGAGGTGGTGAATTACCAAACCGGACCAATAATTTGGGGAGAGCCCGGTACTAATGGTCAACATGCCTTTTATCAGCTTATCCATCAGGGCACTAAGTTAATTCCTGCCGATTTTCTTGCTGCTGCCCAACCATTAAACAATATGGGCGACCATCATGAAAAGTTATTATCAAATTTCTTTGCTCAAACTGAAGCATTAGCTTTCGGGAAAACACAGGAAGATGTTAAAGAGGAGTTTTTAGGTTCAGGTAAATCAAAAGAAGAAATAGATTTTATCACTCCTTATAAAGTTTTCGAAGGCAATAGACCAACCAACTCTATTATTTATAAACGATTAACACCATTTAACCTGGGCAATTTGATAGCCATGTACGAGCAGAAAATTTATGTGCAAGGCATAATCTGGAATATTTTCAGCTTCGATCAATGGGGGGTTGAACTAGGAAAGCAATTGGCCAATGTTATCTTACCTGAATTAAAATCTTCAGATAAAATCACCTCACATGATTCTTCTACGAATGGATTAATTAATGTGTGGAAAGAGATGAGATAA
- a CDS encoding Fic family protein, protein MPYDRLVPFNNLPLLPPNPSIENDVEILKKLVTASRALATVNASVLRLPNPYMLVNTIALQEAQASTAIENIFTTEDELYKAVSNSLQESKINIGTKEVLRYREAMWAGYKLMKENGLIDLDSIIGIFRQIKNSTAGVRSPASLTVIQRGQSAFRAGEIVYTPPRGNGIIEALMENLLEYLNDDDKFPADPLLKMCIAHYQFEAIHPFQDGNGRTGRILNLLYLVNKGLLGQPVLYLSKYIILNKDDYYYNLGIVTQRGSWKPWILYMLEAVEKTAQLTSQLIDRILAQMEATFTYAKPQIKWYNKEVNELIFSQPYIKPKLIGDKLNITSRTTLTKYFNELVKAKILSYVKDGKELFYINNDLISILEG, encoded by the coding sequence ATGCCTTACGATAGATTAGTACCATTTAACAATTTACCATTATTACCTCCTAATCCTAGTATTGAAAATGATGTGGAAATCTTAAAAAAGTTGGTTACCGCCTCAAGAGCCCTTGCAACGGTTAATGCCAGCGTTTTAAGGTTACCCAATCCATACATGTTGGTAAATACAATTGCACTCCAGGAAGCTCAAGCATCAACAGCAATTGAAAACATATTTACCACAGAAGACGAGCTCTATAAGGCTGTTTCCAACTCTTTACAAGAGTCTAAGATCAATATTGGAACTAAAGAAGTATTACGTTATAGGGAGGCAATGTGGGCCGGCTATAAATTAATGAAAGAAAATGGCCTAATTGATTTGGATAGTATAATTGGTATTTTCAGACAAATAAAAAATTCAACTGCCGGCGTAAGATCCCCAGCTTCACTAACTGTAATTCAAAGGGGCCAAAGTGCGTTTCGAGCCGGAGAGATTGTTTACACTCCTCCCAGGGGTAATGGTATAATAGAAGCGTTAATGGAAAATCTATTAGAGTACCTGAATGATGATGACAAATTTCCAGCAGATCCCTTATTGAAAATGTGTATTGCTCATTATCAGTTTGAAGCCATTCACCCTTTCCAAGATGGAAACGGCCGAACCGGTCGAATTTTAAACCTCCTTTACTTAGTCAATAAAGGATTGTTAGGACAACCTGTATTATACTTGTCAAAATACATTATTCTTAATAAGGACGATTATTACTATAACTTAGGGATTGTCACACAAAGAGGTTCATGGAAGCCCTGGATATTATACATGTTGGAAGCAGTAGAAAAAACCGCGCAATTGACCAGCCAACTTATTGATAGAATATTAGCCCAGATGGAAGCAACATTCACATACGCTAAACCACAAATTAAATGGTACAATAAAGAGGTAAATGAATTAATTTTTAGCCAGCCCTACATTAAGCCCAAATTAATAGGAGATAAACTAAATATAACCTCAAGAACTACTTTAACAAAATATTTCAATGAATTAGTTAAGGCCAAAATACTCAGCTATGTTAAAGACGGTAAAGAACTATTCTATATTAATAATGACCTGATAAGTATATTGGAAGGGTAG
- a CDS encoding IS1634 family transposase, with protein sequence MAFLRVENKKSGKYLRIVESYRDESGISRHRILYTLGKLEDYTPEELKRIGSKLYELGGGDLKDLLEITTGEKARFNYGYFQVFSKALSHYKLPRLFGQIGSKHKLGFDLQNAVLLMILERLQDPCSKRSSYFNQNEYLGIEKVELQHLYRSLDKLADYNKAIQKQIYQTGRDLFNQQLDVVFYDVTTLYFESELEQEGALRQKGFSKDGKIGTTQILFCLLIDRDKQPIGYQVFKGDTFEGHTFEKAVKDLKKDYQINQVIVVADRGMLSKNNLDVTTESGYEFIVGERLKKLPGSLQDFLLDLKNYHGEWSYSDHEDQLVMVRYATIEYQGRVIIGTYSAKRAKKDAHDRAEKLQTAETLLSRPELLSKKAGRFYLKKQGSQTYQLDQEKIKRDERFDGFLAIATNNKSLSVSETLEQYKHLYKIEHTFRTFKSHLETRPMFHWTDKRIEGHICLCYLSYTLLNFTLLKLEKAGFKTTEGKLRKLLDKMQVSLVEQQDKNYFLRSAASEEETDFQQKLGLKSLPSVLNVASLNQYL encoded by the coding sequence ATGGCCTTTCTAAGGGTAGAAAACAAGAAGTCAGGAAAATATTTACGCATCGTTGAAAGCTATCGCGATGAGAGCGGAATAAGCCGTCATCGTATTTTATATACCCTTGGTAAACTGGAAGACTATACACCAGAAGAGCTAAAACGTATCGGCTCAAAACTTTACGAACTTGGCGGAGGCGACCTGAAAGATCTTCTGGAAATTACCACGGGCGAAAAAGCCCGTTTCAATTATGGTTACTTTCAGGTTTTCTCCAAAGCCCTGTCCCATTATAAACTCCCCCGTTTATTCGGGCAGATCGGCAGCAAGCATAAACTTGGCTTTGACCTGCAGAATGCTGTGCTGTTAATGATTCTTGAGCGCTTGCAGGATCCCTGCAGCAAACGAAGCTCCTATTTCAACCAAAACGAATACCTGGGCATTGAGAAAGTAGAGCTGCAACATCTTTACCGTTCTTTAGATAAGCTGGCCGATTATAACAAAGCGATCCAAAAGCAGATCTATCAAACGGGCCGGGATTTATTCAATCAGCAACTGGATGTTGTTTTCTATGATGTCACCACACTTTATTTTGAAAGTGAACTAGAACAAGAGGGGGCTTTACGACAAAAGGGCTTTAGTAAAGATGGTAAGATTGGTACTACCCAGATCTTGTTTTGCCTGCTGATTGACCGGGATAAACAGCCTATAGGGTATCAGGTATTCAAAGGCGACACGTTCGAAGGTCATACGTTTGAAAAAGCGGTAAAAGACCTGAAGAAAGACTATCAGATCAATCAGGTGATTGTAGTGGCAGACCGGGGGATGCTTTCCAAAAACAATCTTGATGTTACCACCGAAAGCGGGTATGAATTTATTGTAGGCGAAAGGTTAAAGAAGCTTCCCGGTTCCCTCCAGGATTTCCTGCTGGACTTGAAGAACTACCATGGAGAATGGAGCTATAGCGATCATGAAGATCAGCTTGTTATGGTTCGCTATGCAACGATCGAATATCAGGGAAGGGTGATTATTGGGACCTATTCGGCTAAAAGGGCAAAAAAAGATGCCCACGACCGGGCAGAAAAGCTGCAGACAGCCGAAACTTTATTATCCCGCCCCGAACTCCTCAGTAAAAAGGCGGGTCGTTTCTATTTGAAAAAACAAGGTTCACAAACCTATCAGCTGGACCAGGAAAAAATAAAACGCGATGAACGTTTTGACGGCTTTCTGGCTATTGCCACTAACAATAAGAGTCTCTCGGTAAGTGAAACGCTGGAGCAGTATAAACACCTTTACAAAATTGAACATACCTTCCGCACATTTAAATCCCATCTGGAAACCCGTCCAATGTTTCATTGGACAGATAAGCGGATAGAAGGTCATATCTGCCTTTGTTACCTGTCCTATACCTTACTGAACTTCACCTTGCTAAAACTGGAAAAAGCCGGGTTCAAGACGACCGAAGGAAAACTGCGGAAACTTCTCGATAAAATGCAGGTGAGTTTAGTGGAGCAACAGGACAAAAACTATTTCCTACGATCTGCAGCCTCTGAGGAAGAAACTGACTTTCAGCAGAAACTTGGCCTAAAATCGCTCCCTTCAGTATTGAATGTAGCCTCCTTGAATCAATATCTTTAA